The Pararhizobium sp. IMCC21322 sequence CGTTCGAAATGCTGCTCCATGCATTGGCCCCGATGATGCCGCATCTGGCGGAAGAATGCTGGATGCATCTGGGACATTCGGATTTGATCGCAAGCCGCCCCTGGCCTAAGGTAGACGAAGCGTTGCTGTCGGAAGACACGATCATTCTGCCGATCCAGATCAACGGCAAGCGGCGTGCGGAAATAAGCGTTTCGAAAGAAGCTTCCAAACAGGAAGTCGAAGAGGCTGTGCTGGCCATGCCTGCTGTACAAAAAGCATTGGACGGGGCAAGCCCGAAAAAGCTGATAGTTGTGCCTGGCCGCATAGTGAATGTGGTAGTTTGATTAACCAAATAGTGACATGTTGCGGCAGTTTATCGTGAGCGAGAGCAGACAGATGCAGTGGACTTTGCGAATTCTTAAAACACCGGCGCTGGCCGTTATTCTGTTGGGCCTGCTAACCGCAGCCTGCAATGTCCGCCCCGTCTACGGACCAAATGGCGGCTATGGCATCGACAAGGTGTCGAATGAACTGGCAGCCATTGGCATTGATTCTGCCAAGGGCAGGGTATCGCAGGAACTGCGCAATCGTTTGATTTTCACCTTCAATCATGGTCGGTCTGTTGCGGAAAAACGCTATCAGATGAGCTATACGCTGGCTGAGTCGGATGATGCCATTGCCATTGAAGAACGCAGTGGCGCGCCCTCTTCCTACCGTCTGACAGTGATTGTTCAATATCGTGTCATGGATCCTGTGGCCAACACGCTGGTAACGGCTGGAACCGTGCGTGCCAGTGCGTCCTATGACCGCTCATCTCAGAGCTTTGCCAATATTCGTGCCCGCCGGGATGCAGAAAACCGTGCCGCGAATTCCGCAGCGGATGAAATTACAGCGCGCATATCCACTTTCTTCGCCACCCGGCAGTAAACATGGCGGTTCTGCAAAGAGGCGCCCTTAACTCCTTTCTTAAAGAGCCAACCGGTCGATATCGCGTGGTCGTGGTTTTCGGGCCGGACCGCGGGTTGGTATCAGAGCGCGCGACCAGCATTCTGTCGGGCTTGCAGCAATCTGCAGGGTCCGGGTCTGATGATCCGTTTGGCCTGACTCGCATTGCTGGCGAAGACCTTAATAGTGATCCTGACCGACTGGCCAATGAAGCATATACAATTTCACTGTTTGGTGGCGCGCGGTTTATTCATGTCAGAGCGCATGGCGCGCGTAATTTGCCGGATCAGGTCTCTCCGCTTTTAAAGAATCCGCCGGAAGATGCCTTTATCATCATCGAGGCGGGCGATCTGAAAAAAGGCACTGCCTTTCGCAAGCTTGTCGAGAAAAGCGACGAAGCCGTTGCCATCCCCTGTTATGCCGATGACAATGCCAGCCTCAATGAAGTGGTCAATGAAGAAATTGCAGCCTTCGGCCTCAGCATCACCAAGGATGCAAGATTGCGCCTGTTGAGCCAGCTTGGCGGCGACCGGTTGGCCAGCCGCGGCGAAATTGAAAAACTCTGCCTGTTTGCAGCTGAAAAGGGCAGCATTGACGAAGAGGATGTCATTGCCCTGTCCGGTGACAGTTCGGTCCTGTCTGCAGATGCGCTCAGCGACGCCGCAGCACTCGGCCAGATGCCTGCATTGATGGATGCGCTGGCACGCATGGATGCAGGCAGCCTCAGCCCCGCTACCGCCGGCCCCCAGATTCTGCGTAATTTTCAGGTTCTGCACAAGGCGCGCATCATGGTCGAACAGGGCGTTCCGGCCGGTCAGGTGGTGGACCGGATGACCCCGCCGATTTTCTTCAAGCGCAAGGATGCGGTCAAAAAACAACTGGCCTTGTGGTCGGTTGCCCGTTTGGATCGGGCGTTGGGTCTTCTGTCAGATGCCGTTCTGAAAAGTCG is a genomic window containing:
- the holA gene encoding DNA polymerase III subunit delta produces the protein MAVLQRGALNSFLKEPTGRYRVVVVFGPDRGLVSERATSILSGLQQSAGSGSDDPFGLTRIAGEDLNSDPDRLANEAYTISLFGGARFIHVRAHGARNLPDQVSPLLKNPPEDAFIIIEAGDLKKGTAFRKLVEKSDEAVAIPCYADDNASLNEVVNEEIAAFGLSITKDARLRLLSQLGGDRLASRGEIEKLCLFAAEKGSIDEEDVIALSGDSSVLSADALSDAAALGQMPALMDALARMDAGSLSPATAGPQILRNFQVLHKARIMVEQGVPAGQVVDRMTPPIFFKRKDAVKKQLALWSVARLDRALGLLSDAVLKSRQQQGLATAHLGDALIRIAGNARRR
- the lptE gene encoding LPS assembly lipoprotein LptE, whose amino-acid sequence is MSESRQMQWTLRILKTPALAVILLGLLTAACNVRPVYGPNGGYGIDKVSNELAAIGIDSAKGRVSQELRNRLIFTFNHGRSVAEKRYQMSYTLAESDDAIAIEERSGAPSSYRLTVIVQYRVMDPVANTLVTAGTVRASASYDRSSQSFANIRARRDAENRAANSAADEITARISTFFATRQ